GCCTTGGGTTACGTACTTATGTATCCGTGGGCTACCCATTTTCTCATTAAACACTTGGGTAATTCGCGGATACCCCAGTATGAAAACGGGCACCCCGTAGAAGCCCATATAGGGCCATGATATGTATCGACAAGTTAGCACGTATTATTGATTCGGTGGAATCTAGTTGGGTTACAACTTAGAATTACCCACGCCGGATATCCGTGGAGCTTCAACACCTTAGCGGCAATCCCCTTGTTAGTCGACAAGTGAGAGCTCCGCGAATTATGGGCCGCACAGCCCCTTCACTCCCCTCAGCCACAGCGGATCTGCCGAGAAGAGGAGCGTTGCCAAGGAAGAACCTTGCATCGTCACGTGGGGTCGCATTCTTGGTGGCGTTTCATCGTCCACCGCGTCAGTGGCGGGCCTGTTTGTCTCGACGAAACGCGATGGATTGACAACACGCAGGTTGGTCTGCGCAAACATGGCGACTACATCCTCTGTGCTTTGTTGAGTGCCGAGCGCAGCAGTCCCCCATCTCCTCCCCGTCGGAAACCCCCCCCATCGCCATGAAAAATATCCTCACCTCGCTATTCTCCCCACGTAAGACGTCGGAGGATCGAGAGGCCGCCCCGTCGCCACTCGGACCCAAATCAGCGCTCTCGAGCAACAAGTCGAGGAGGAGGTCGCTCCCGGAACAAAAGATGGAGAGATCTGTACGATTCGTAGGTTCTGCAACCGCGTGCGCGTCTCTTGACCTCCTCGGGTCACGGTGCTGACTTTTCTCTGCGGGCTATGTAGCAGCATATCCTAAACGACACAGACATCTCGCCCATATCCACAAAGTCGCCCAGTGAAAAGTCCAAGTcgccggagaagaagacgagtcCCGGGGCGGGCAGCCGCGCGGAAAGCCCACGCCGTCCCGGCAATGCGCTGGACCAGGGGGCACAAGATGGAGAGTACGCGTTCAATCGCTTCGTTGATTATCGCTGGAACGGGGACTCGGTCGAGGTCCAGGTCGAGTGGGAGGCGGGCGATACCACGTGGGAACGCGAAGACCAGCTGCACCAGGACGCGCCTGACGCGCTGCTAGAGTACTGGGAGAGCCAGGGCGGGCGCCCTGTGAACCCGAATAACGCCGACTTGTTTGACATACATGCTATCCGGAAACACAGCAAGGACCGCAAAAAGTTGCTGGTGGAATGGGTGGGTTACGGCCCAAAGGAGGCGACTTGGGTTCCTAGGGCTGTGGTCGAAGAGACTGCGCCAGAGGTCGTGGCTCAATACTGGAAGACGGTGCAGCCAGGTCGGCCggggcggcgacgtcgacgtcgggcTTGAGGTGctctcctctctctctcccctctctctctttttacCCTTCTTGATGGGCACATGCCCTGCACTTTTACGACGATGCCAACTTGCGTTGGTGGAGATGATTTCATGTACTTGTATTTTTATCAAGTCGCATACGGACTACTCCCCGGACGTATGCCAcgggcggtggtgatgaggaaTGGACGGTGTTGGgcgttttatttcttttttatcaTTTTTCTCTCTGGGGTTGGGCTGCAATGGTGTGGCGACACAGCGCAAGGCTAGCAATTCGAATTGTGTTTGATATGACGTGAGACGTGACCACCTGGTGGCTGTTGGTTGTGCAAAAGCGTCAATAACTACATGCAGGCTTGGGGGCTGTCATGCATGGAACCAGGCCCCATTGGTGGCCGGAAACAAAGGATGTAATGAAAAGCAAGCGACTCAGCTCCCATGGAACAGGTCCAATGGATGGTTGCGGATTGAGGTACGTGGTGCCGAGACACGCAAGGTGGCCGCCCAATCCGGCAAATTGGATTTGAAGgcgacatcaattgatggagTCCAGAATGCCGGCGTCcccagttcaatgttgcctcgGCACACTTCCGTTCGTGCCGCTTGCCAGCTCCCCGCATCGCCGGCCGAGCTCCGTCTTGAACAGGAGGTTATCATCTGACTCTACCTTttgtctttgccttgccttgccttgccttgcttcttttttccttgcCTCTTGTTGCCTCGCGGAACCGTTCCTGGGAGTCGCGCCTACATCCATTCGGCCACCATGACGGCCAATCCGGCCTCCCAATCGCGCAAGCGACCCGTTCGGATCGCGAACTGTTCTGGGGCAGTAAGGTCTGTGTGTACCCTCGTAGTTGAACCTGTTCTTACTGGGTGAATATACGTATCGAGGCCATGACTTTTCTGGTGCCTCTTTGCGCTGCTTGTGAAGCGCTTGCTAACGGCACAAAGCGACCCTGGCGTCTACATGTACAACCAGGCCAAGTACGGCTCTGTCGATGTCATTACTGGCGATTACTTGGCGGGTATGTAGCATCTGCTGACACGTTTCCCTGTGTTTCTAAAACCTGGGCAATAGAAGCAAACATGGCTGCCGAAGCCGAAAAGCTCGCGGGCGAGCCGGATTCCATCGAGACCGGATGGGTCCGTACGGCTCTCGAGGGCCTGCGGTTGACGCTGGATCTTGCCAACGAGAAGCGCATCAAGATCATCGTCAACGGGGGCGGGCTCAACCCGAGAGGCTTGGCCATAAAGACACACAACATGGTGCGAAACATGATGCCACTCTGCAACTCTTGCTAACAATATCGCAGATCAAAGACAAACAACTGGACCTGCGTGTTGCCTACGTAGACGGCGACAATCTCATGCAAAAAGTTCACAGCATTCTGCCCGACGCCGCAACAGCTTCGAAAATCCACCTGGACTCGGCCAACAAGCATGTCCAACTTGCCGAGGATGCCCTGTCCTTTCTCCAGGACCCGGAGCACATGCCCATCGTGGCGGCCAACGCCTATCTCGGATATCGCGCCATAAAACGCGCGCTGGATGAGGCTGCCGACATCATCATATGCGGCCGGGTGGCCGATGCATCTCCTGTcctcgcagccgcagcctggTGGCATGGCTGGGAGGAAACAGACTATGACGAACTCGCGGGAGCGCTGGTCGCCGGCCATCTCATCGAGTGTTCCACGTATGCCACGGGCGGAAACTTCTCCGGGGCGTACAAATACCCCGTGGGCGCCTTGATCAACCTCGGCCCTCCGATCGCCGAAGTCGCCCACCAGGGCGAATGCGTCATCACCAAACACGAGGAGCTGGGCGGCTTCGTCACGCCAGACACGGTCCGATGCCAGCTCCTGTACGAGCTCCAGGGCAACATCTACCTCAACAGCGACGTCAAGGCAGACCTAGCCGGCGTCAAGGTCCAGCCCCAAGCCGCAAAGAACCGCGTCCACGTCTCCGGCGCCAGGGGCCATCCGCCTCCGCCCACCACCaagctggccgtcttctaCAAGGGCGGCTACCAGCTGGAGATTCTGATGAACGCCTGCGGATACGCAACCGACCACAAGTGGGACGTGCAAGAGGCGCAGGTCAAGAGCAAGCTGGACGAATGGGGCCTGTTGGACAGCCTCGACGTCCTGGACTTTCAGAGAGTCGGCACGCCGCAGGAGAACCCCGTCTCGCAGCTCGCGTCCACGACCTACATGAGGATCTTTGcgcaggccaaggacaggaGCGTCTGCCgagccgtcgccggcgcctGGAACTTTGTCTTTATGAGCCACTTCCCCGGTACGTACGACccgcggcctcggccacgaAAGCACCAGATGACACAAGCCTGTACTGACACGTTGTCCAGGCGCGCACTGCTCCTGGGATCTCCGCACCCTCGAGCCCAAGCCCTTCCTGGGCTACCTGCCGACGCTGGTGGACCAGGCGGAAATCTCCGAGGCCGCCACCGTCCtcaccgacgccgacgacgccagcaAGCTGCGCCGGATGCCTGTCGGGCCGCCGCGACTCACGGAACCGCTCCTCCCGCGGCTCAACTACGAGACGGCGGATCCCGTCCCCCTCGCGTCCTTTGGGCCCAAGACGATGCGGCCCCTGGGGGACGTGGTGCTCGGCCGCTCGGGCGACAAGGGCGGCAACGTCAACCTCGGCCTGTTTGTGCAGACGAGGGACCAGTTCGACTGGCTGCGGTCCTTTATGACGAGGGACAAGCTGAGGGAGCTGATGCGCGGGGACTGGCGGGACTGGTACTTTGTCGAGCGCGTCGAGCTGCCCGGCATTTTGGCCGTGCACTTTGTCGTGTACGGCGCGCTGGGCAGGGGCGTCAGCAGCTCCGGGCTGTTGGATAACCTGGGCAAGGGGTTTGGCGAGTTCATCCGGGCCGGGTGGGTGCCTGTGCCGACGAGGTTTCTGCACGAGAGCGCGGCGCACTTGTGATGGATTGTCTGGCTGCTGCGAATGTAGTATGCACTGATGCTCGCCGCAGGCGGCCCCCGGCAGGGTCCCCGAAGGGCCCCCGGAGGGAAATTAGAATCTGGAAGTTTGTAATGTTGGGGAACTTGGTGGCTGGTGGATGAACTGGACTCCTTATGGTGGATGCCGGAGCGATGACAAAAAGGAGTCAATGGGTGTACTGAATTCTGAATGGATATGATACATGACACGAGATGAGGATCTGAGCCTTTAGAATTGGTTGTGAGTCTTTTATTGTCGACTTGCCATTATTATGCGACAGATGTATACTCCAAGTGTTGCAGATGAGAGCCTCTTCGATTTATCGCCCTCGGTAGTATAGACACATGCGATAAGTCTACATTCGTGTACATTATCGAATTTCCAAGGCTATTACTACTGGGACGGTTCTTCACAGTCGTATTTACCGACATATGTTCCGGCCATGCGGAACGAGATCGACTATGAGCACTTTATATGCAATTCCATCACCCCAAAGGATCTGCCAGGGGGTTATTACCGTCACGATCAATGATGAATAGAGTAGTTTGCTTAAATTTCCAAAGGATTAAGCTATGTCTCGAGTCAACCATTGTCGGGTTCAAGTTTCAGCCCGTGCCTCAATGGCAACGTGAAGTTCGTGTACCAAAAGGTTATCCCAAATATCCTCCAATACATTCATATCGTCGTCTCGTAGCATAACCATGATTTCCACCACTTCAGATCCATCGTTGGTGGAAGCAGACCACTTTCTCGGCAGTATGAGGCCGACGCCATCCGCCTGAGAACATGGAACCCTGACACAGTCTGGCTTACCAAGTCCTACACCAAAGTCTGCCTGGTAGAGATCGAGGTCGGACCAACTTGTGATGGTGAGGTCCTGGGAGCTGAACAAGTCCCAGCCAACATGGATGTTCCCATGATGGCCCACGCGCTCTACCAAGTTGTAAACTTCGGCAATGCCACGGGAGTTGATTTGACTGTGTGCCTGAGATTGAGAAATGGCATCGCAGATCTTTGCCAAAACTTGTGTACGGCCTTTCTCAGTAGAGACATCAAGGTCCGGTGCTGggatggcggccatggcataAAGAACGAGATTTGCAAGGAACGGCTCCCCTTCACCCGAGAGATTTGCATTGATACGAGGTCGGCCGTTAACAGCAGTTACCAAGCGGCTCGTTTGGTTGAGGAGACTGGGATTGCGTCGAGCTCGGGATCTTGTGATTGCACTCCAGATGAGAGCACAAACCACGGCGTTTGTTGTTGGTGTCGTCGAGGTGAGCCCGCTTAGCTGATTCTTGATAGATTGAACCTGGGATACCGGTATTCCAAATACCTTGCAGACGCAAGGGTGGAACTCGGAAGGCAAGTTTGGGGGGATTCTGGAAAATTCCGGATGAGAAGCAAAGAGGGCGTCGAGAGATTTTGACGAGGCGATTTCGAGGTCAGAGGAGAGATGTCGTCTAAGCCGATCAGGCCCGTCACGGGTCGGTATGGGGGTCAATCGCTCCGGGCTATCCATGTTTTTGGCCCAGAGTTTGGCAATCTCTGCGAATCCGAATGCATCTACAACGTTGTGATGTAAGCAGATGCATAGCCCTATCGCTTCGTCGCCAGCAAAACGAAAAACACTTGCATCGAATATCGGCGCGCCTGGTGCCGTGAGGTCGTTGCCAGCCATGTCTGGCATCGGCCACACGCTATCGGGTATCGCAGTGGGTTGCATGCCGTCCATACAAAAGGCCTTGTATGAGACTGTGGTTGAACCTTTATCGGCCATATTGAGCGTATTTTCGCATGGACCCCATTGGATCTCGAAGGAGGCCgccttgtcggcgtcggggcaCACCGAGACAACTCGGCCACATAACCATGGAACTTGCTTTGCTAGTAGATCTAAGCCGGCCCTCAGTTTCTGCAAGGCTGCATCGCCTGTATTAGCAACCCGAAATACTAAGAATGCTCTGATATAAGTTCTGGGCATAATTGTATCCAACGGTGTAAGCCGCTCTGATTTCAAATTGTGAGCCATGGTGTTGCTGCGTGTGGGTATGAAATGTCAATTCATATCGGCCTGCTTTACCGACTACATAGCATTATATAGTTGGACTTTTTAAAGATCAAGTCATGGGCCACAGCCACAGTTTGTTACATTTGGATGGCTGAAAATTCTGGGCCTATATTTGTGGACACAAGACAGGTATCACTTGCATCGCTTGAATGCAAGGAACAAGCCACAGAATACATGGGAACGCGACAGGTTATTCGTGATTAGACATCGTACGAAGGGTGTTTACGTGGACATGTGACGTAGTACAGTTCGTGGGTCTCGAGTACGGCCGGACAGCCGGACAACCGGACGGCCGGACACCCGAACCCCGAACACCCGGACAGCAGGCAACAATAATGTCAAGAGAACCAGACTATTCGGCGCCTCGCGGAACATGTCTTGGCCAGGAAAGATCTGGCACCTCAACGGCAGCCTTGACATTGGCGCCGTCGGAAGCCAGTCGTAGCCCAGCGCATGTTCAAGCCGAGAATGGGGATTACCCTTTCCATTTCTCCTTCTCATTTGACCAAGCATCCAATTCTATCCAAGTGGGACGAGCACTTGTGTCACATGATCATTGCAGTCTGGTACAATCGGCCTCGGGCCCGTGGCGCCGCGGAAGCTATGCAGTTTTCCACGATCAAAAGAGTACGAAATGAACCGACCGAACGGCATGTCTAGGAACGGGGAAGGAGAGACGATTCAAGCCAGACGGCTGCGGCTATCAGGCATCCCGCGAGCAGTATGACTCCTGCTAATTTTCTGAAAATCCTCTGCGCTAACGAATCCTCCCAAGTGTGAAGCTTGCAAAGTCCGCA
The Metarhizium brunneum chromosome 7, complete sequence genome window above contains:
- the TRI16 gene encoding Trichothecene 8-O-acetyltransferase, yielding MAHNLKSERLTPLDTIMPRTYIRAFLVFRVANTGDAALQKLRAGLDLLAKQVPWLCGRVVSVCPDADKAASFEIQWGPCENTLNMADKGSTTVSYKAFCMDGMQPTAIPDSVWPMPDMAGNDLTAPGAPIFDASVFRFAGDEAIGLCICLHHNVVDAFGFAEIAKLWAKNMDSPERLTPIPTRDGPDRLRRHLSSDLEIASSKSLDALFASHPEFSRIPPNLPSEFHPCVCKVFGIPVSQVQSIKNQLSGLTSTTPTTNAVVCALIWSAITRSRARRNPSLLNQTSRLVTAVNGRPRINANLSGEGEPFLANLVLYAMAAIPAPDLDVSTEKGRTQVLAKICDAISQSQAHSQINSRGIAEVYNLVERVGHHGNIHVGWDLFSSQDLTITSWSDLDLYQADFGVGLGKPDCVRVPCSQADGVGLILPRKWSASTNDGSEVVEIMVMLRDDDMNVLEDIWDNLLVHELHVAIEARAET